A stretch of DNA from Prochlorococcus marinus str. SB:
GAACCAATATCCTCTAACAAAAAAGGATGGTTTAAATAATTCAAAAAATTAGATCAAAAAAATATTTTATTAGTTCTCAGTTTTTTAATTTAAGTAAAATTATCATCAAGAATTTTTAAGGTAATTAAAAATTTTTTTAGTCATAAAAAAATAAAATTTCCTTTTCTTTGAGACCTTCCCATCCTGAGTCTATTAATAATTTATTCAATGTTTCTTTATCAAAATGCTTAGAACCCGTTTTTACACATCTATTTCTCATTGATTTTTTAACACCGCTCCTTTGTCTTTTATTCTCCTCATCCAT
This window harbors:
- a CDS encoding small RNA NsiR4-regulated ssr1528 family protein, whose protein sequence is MKKMGMQAVDLAIQNGVDLDGTPIPQKMLDLYNRIMDEENKRQRSGVKKSMRNRCVKTGSKHFDKETLNKLLIDSGWEGLKEKEILFFYD